A stretch of Ipomoea triloba cultivar NCNSP0323 chromosome 13, ASM357664v1 DNA encodes these proteins:
- the LOC116001108 gene encoding uncharacterized protein LOC116001108, translating to MQDIQQFASWLAEIGDGILGGPNDGYAKVKIPTEMLLPSTRDHIATIVDSIFPMFKEGGCQQEYMESRAILALALDVVNAVNEYMTDLHVADSRTYLSCDMVCKADSNNGILYDMHNPEFLNGLKASGTPNHALTLKVGSPVMLVRNIDHSMGLCNGTRLIITRLSDHVVEVKIVTGNNTGQIVLIPRMSMTPTNTRLPFKILVLAYAMTINKS from the coding sequence ATGCAAGATATTCAACAATTTGCTTCCTGGTTGGCTGAGATCGGAGATGGCATTTTGGGAGGCCCTAATGATGGTTATGCAAAAGTTAAAATTCCTACTGAAATGTTGTTGCCATCTACTAGGGACCACATAGCAACAATTGTTGATAGTATTTTCCCAATGTTCAAGGAGGGTGGTTGTCAACAAGAGTACATGGAAAGTCGGGCAATTTTGGCTCTAGCGCTAGATGTGGTCAATGCAGTCAATGAATATATGACAGATTTGCATGTTGCTGATAGCAGGACGTACCTAAGTTGCGACATGGTATGTAAGGCTGATTCAAATAATGGTATCCTCTATGATATGCACAATCCAGAATTCCTTAATGGCTTGAAAGCATCTGGCACACCTAACCATGCTTTAACTTTAAAGGTGGGATCTCCAGTCATGTTGGTGAGAAACATAGATCACTCAATGGGACTATGCAATGGCACAAGACTTATCATTACTAGGTTATCAGATCATGTTGTTGAAGTTAAAATTGTGACCGGTAACAATACTGGACAAATTGTCTTGATACCAAGGATGTCAATGACCCCCACTAATACAAGATTGCCGTTTAAAATTCTAGTGCTGGCATATGCAATGACCATTAACAAAAGTTAG